The proteins below come from a single Cervus elaphus chromosome 4, mCerEla1.1, whole genome shotgun sequence genomic window:
- the LOC122688104 gene encoding zinc finger protein 607-like, translating into MMENHSNLVSLGHSISKPDIIELLEEGRNPWMIVRKEARSWNTDLDSSYKIISDRKIFVSGKHSSLFLHQIIHGGEKPYEECGKAFCCASNLAQHGRVHTGTDCQDSKMVSVLPLKKKKLLDVKLRELPNWILMRDFIPKGIAGAFQRGYCQYYNKLNMKKGSVAGLSMVLAAYILINSCCSYKELKQEQPSEYH; encoded by the exons ATGATGGAGAACCATAGTAACTTGGTCTCACTGG GCCATTCCATTTCTAAGCCAGACATAATTGAGTTATTGGAGGAAGGAAGAAACCCCTGGATGATTgtgagaaaagaagcaagaagcTGGAATACAG atttggattcaagttataaaataatcagtgatagaaaaatatttgtatctGGGAAACATTCATCTCTTTTTCTGCATCAGATCATTCATGGTGGTGAGAAACCCTATGAAGAATGTGGGAAGGCTTTTTGTTGTGCCTCAAACCTTGCTCAACATGGAAGagttcatactg GAACAGACTGCCAGGACTCCAAGATGGTGTCAGTTTTAccactgaagaaaaagaaactcctGGATGTCAAATTAAGAGAGCTGCCAAACTGGATACTAATGCGAGATTTCATCCCTAAAGGCATTGCTGGAGCGTTTCAAAGAG GTTATTGCCAGTATTATAACAAGTTAAACATGAAGAAAGGGAGTGTCGCTGGGCTTTCTATGGTGCTGGCGGCTTACATCCTGATCAACTCTTGCTGTTCTTACAAGGAACTTA AACAAGAGCAGCCAAGCGAGTACCACTGA